In Diorhabda carinulata isolate Delta chromosome 6, icDioCari1.1, whole genome shotgun sequence, a single genomic region encodes these proteins:
- the LOC130895683 gene encoding septin-2, translating into MSDKDRDYIGFATLPDQVHRKSVKKGFEFTLMVVGESGLGKSTLLNSLFLEDLYKNRKVPDVSERISKTTSIEKKTMEIEERGVKLRLTVVDTPGFGDAVNCEESWKTCVNYIDEQFRQYFTDESGLNRRNMQDNRVHCCLYFVPPWGHSLRQMDLEVMRRLHRKVNIVVVIAKADTLTASEVAKLKQNILRDIRDNDIQMYEFPECDSDEDEEFKQQDRELKASIPFAVVGSNTTLEIAGKKIRGRQYPWGVVDVENPKHSDFIKLRTMLISTHMQDLKDVTEDVHYENFRAAAISQISQHARERGKLKRDSTPYESDISETDRLLIQKDEEIRRMQEMLKQMQEKLKVDAQDKKHESIIDV; encoded by the exons ATGTCAG ATAAAGACAGAGACTATATCGGTTTCGCAACGTTACCCGACCAAGTTCATCGAAAATCCGTAAAAAAAGGCTTCGAATTTACTCTAATGGTAGTAGGTGAAAGTGGCCTTGGAAAATCTACTTTACTCAATAGCCTCTTTCTAGAAGATCTCTATAAAAACCGCAAAGTACCAGACGTCAGCGAAAGGATCTCCAAAACAACCAGTATCGAAAAGAAGACGATGGAAATTGAAGAAAGAGGAGTAaaattaag gttAACAGTAGTCGATACCCCCGGTTTCGGAGACGCTGTAAACTGCGAGGAAAGTTGGAAGACTTGTGTAAATTACATCGATGAACAATTTCGTCAATATTTTACAGACGAAAGTGGTTTGAATAGGCGCAACATGCAAGACAATAGAGTCCACTGCTGTTTATATTTCGTACCACCTTGGGGACATAG tttgagGCAAATGGATCTTGAAGTAATGAGAAGATTGCATCGTAAAGTAAATATAGTAGTTGTTATTGCCAAAGCTGATACCTTAACAGCATCCGAAGTTGCCAAATTAAAACAGAACATACTTAGAGATATTAGAGACAATGATATTCAG ATGTATGAATTCCCTGAATGTGACAGTGATGAGGATGAAGAGTTCAAACAACAAGATAGAGAATTAAAAGCAAGCATCCCATTTGCTGTGGTTGGTAGTAACACAACTTTGGAAATAGCCGGAAAGAAGATTAGAGGACGTCAATACCCATGGGGTGTAGTTGATG TCGAAAACCCAAAACACAGCGATTTTATCAAACTAAGGACCATGTTAATCTCAACACATATGCAAGACTTAAAAGATGTTACAGAAGATGTgcattatgaaaatttcagaGCAGCTGCAATCTCGCAAATCTCTCAACATGCTAGAGAACGAGG gAAACTCAAAAGAGATTCAACCCCATATGAATCAGATATTTCCGAAACGGATAGGTTACTGATTCAAAAAGATGAAGAG ATCCGTCGGATGCAAGAAATGCTGAAACAAATGcaagaaaaattgaaagtagACGCTCAAGATAAAAAACACGAAAGTATTATCGATGtgtag